One genomic window of Camelina sativa cultivar DH55 chromosome 5, Cs, whole genome shotgun sequence includes the following:
- the LOC104787847 gene encoding uncharacterized protein LOC104787847 — protein sequence MTSAYRPRVIVNGTRRTRTFHYFYCRHCSRTIRLTSYGLYGPLCPFCSREINLHDELDIMRPSRPYWDSDTDWITFHLVNQPRSNRFNHDDLVYNTDEEFADVMPSVQIGPPPASQSAIQAVKTVIITEEDLAKEKVCAICKEEFEVGEEGKELKCVHLYHASCIVSWLNIHNTCPICRFEVNLGVSESNLEEGGLSHHVNYDRTNRFRTRVCSLWPLRMMIDWVHNLIDIRITNS from the exons ATGACATCTGCGTATCGTCCAAGAGTTATTGTTAAtggaacaagaagaacaagaacgtTCCATTACTTCTATTGTCGTCATTGTAGCCGTACCATTAGGCTGACTAGCTATGGTCTATATGGTCCCTTATGTCCTTTCTGTTCTAGAGAGATCAATCTTCATGATGAGCTTGACATTATGAGGCCAAGTCGACCTTATTGGGATAGCGATACCGACTGGATCACGTTTCATCTTGTCAACCAACCGAGAAGTAACCGGTTCAATCATGATGATCTAGTTTACAATACCGACGAGGAATTCGCTGATGTGATGCCTAGCGTACAGATCGGTCCACCACCTGCCTCGCAATCCGCCATCCAGGCTGTGAAAACGGTGATAATCACGGAAGAGGATTTAGCGAAAGAGAAGGTTTGTGCGATATGCAAGGAGGAGTTTGAAGTTGGAGAGGAAGGAAAAGAATTGAAATGCGTGCATTTGTACCATGCAAGTTGCATTGTGTCTTGGTTGAACATTCACAACACTTGTCCCATTTGTCGCTTTGAGGTTAACTTAGGTGTTTCCGAAAGTAACCTAGAAGAAGGAGGGTTGTCTCACCACGTTAACTATGATCGAACAAATCGGTTTAGGACTCGAGTATGTTCTTTGTGGCCTCTCCGAATGATGATTGATTGGGTACATAATCTCATAG ATATAAGAATAACAAACTcttga
- the LOC104787846 gene encoding WAT1-related protein At1g68170-like isoform X1, giving the protein MFDRICEMWRAMRSITAMVMVQIATAGLNILFKLAMEDGMNPSVLVAYRLLFATIFMLPLSFIFQRKRKPEFTWRLMLLALLSGLLGVVIPSILTIAGLAQTSATFTSAAGVLTPLITFIIAALLRMESVRVGSSVGLAKVFGTLLGVGGALVFIFYRGKEIHLWSTHVNLVTQSRDATTHHISIFGALLVFGGNISIALWFLLQVKIGKIFGGAYWNATLMNMMGSIVAMLVAFCWKHDLNEWRLGWNIRLLTVAYAAIVISGMAVAVNAWCVESRGPLFVSVFSPVGLVIVALVGSFLLDETLHLGSIIGTVIIVGGLYLVLWGKNKEMKSVLTVTSSDHIETNKTSKDITLNNLPTLSRNVP; this is encoded by the exons atgtttgatagaATATGTGAAATGTGGAGAGCAATGAGGAGTATAACGGCAATGGTGATGGTGCAGATAGCTACGGCAGGGCTAAACATATTGTTCAAGCTTGCCATGGAAGATGGTATGAACCCAAGTGTACTCGTGGCCTATCGTCTCTTATTCGCTACAATTTTCATGCTTCCTTTGTCCTTCATATTTCAAAG GAAGAGGAAGCCGGAGTTTACATGGCGTCTGATGTTACTAGCATTACTCTCAGGATTACTCGG TGTGGTAATACCGAGTATCCTAACCATTGCGGGTCTGGCTCAAACGTCAGCAACATTCACCTCCGCTGCTGGCGTTCTCACTCCATTGATCACTTTCATCATCGCTGCACTTCTTAG GATGGAGAGTGTACGGGTTGGGTCCAGCGTAGGGTTGGCTAAGGTGTTTGGAACATTGCTTGGTGTTGGTGGAGCTCTTGTTTTTATATTCTACAGAGGAAAAGAGATTCATCTATGGTCAACTCACGTTAACCTAGTGACCCAATCACGTGATGCTACCACTCACCATATCTCTATCTTTGGggctcttttagtttttggcGGTAACATTTCCATTGCACTTTGGTTTTTATTGCAG gTTAAGATAGGCAAAATATTCGGAGGGGCTTATTGGAACGCGACACTAATGAACATGATGGGAAGCATAGTGGCTATGCTTGTCGCTTTTTGCTGGAAACACGATTTAAATGAATGGAGATTAGGATGGAATATTAGACTCTTAACTGTTGCGTATGCG GCAATTGTGATTTCCGGGATGGCGGTAGCTGTTAACGCATGGTGCGTCGAGTCTAGAGGGCCCCTATTTGTATCGGTATTTAGCCCTGTAGGACTAGTGATCGTAGCCCTTGTTGGATCATTTTTGCTAGATGAGACACTTCATCTTGGGAG CATCATTGGTACAGTGATTATCGTGGGAGGATTATATCTTGTGCTATGGGGTAAAAACAAGGAAATGAAGAGTGTCCTTACGGTCACCTCATCGGATCATATTGAAACAAATAAGACTAGCAAAGACATCACCCTCAACAATCTTCCTACATTAAGTAGAAATGTaccttga
- the LOC104787848 gene encoding uncharacterized protein LOC104787848: protein MGGEGEDLEPLFDYRRVQPANFVCIDDDDDDASVTPIPKRAKKTSQTVEKLDDVVKVIEVTGDEDWLIPPPKVIFDKNKESVEDSTIKALRTKKMELMSFTKTVADVMQEVEESAKREIEVSLNPPSEAAYEAPPGPTNDRAKIVITIQDKDGKKPYRVFADEKFEQVFKMYADKAKLNLQNLVFIFDGDKINPSTTPVELDMEDHDMIEVHIKKS, encoded by the exons ATG GGAGGTGAAGGAGAAGATCTAGAGCCGCTTTTTGATTATCGTCGTGTTCAGCCAGCcaattttgtttgtattgatG acgatgatgatgatgcctcGGTGACTCCTATTCCAAAGAGAGCTAAAAAAACTTCACAAACT GTTGAAAAGTTAGATGATGTTGTGAAAGTGATTGAAGTAACGGGTGATGAAGATTGGTTGATTCCTCCGCCAAAGGTTATCTTCGACAAAAATAAGGAATCTGTTGAAGATTCAACCATTAAAGCATTGAG GACGAAGAAGATGGAGCTCATGTCATTCACAAAAACTGTAGCGGATGTGATGCAGGAAGTTGAGGAGTCTGCTAAAAGGGAGATTGAAGTATCACTCAATCCACCTTCAGAGGCTGCTTATGAGGCACCACCAGGGCCTACGAATGACAGGGCCAAGATTGTCATTACAATTCAGGACAAAGATGGGAAGAAGCCATACCGAGTGTTTgcg GATGAGAAGTTTGAGCAGGTTTTCAAAATGTATGCAGACAAAGCTAAGCTTAACCTGCAAAATCTTGTATTTATCTTTGACGGTGATAAGATTAATCCATCGACCACTCCTGTTGAACTTGATATGGAGGATCATGATATGATCGAAGTACACATCAAAAAAAGTTGA
- the LOC104787846 gene encoding WAT1-related protein At1g68170-like isoform X4: MEDGMNPSVLVAYRLLFATIFMLPLSFIFQRKRKPEFTWRLMLLALLSGLLGVVIPSILTIAGLAQTSATFTSAAGVLTPLITFIIAALLRMESVRVGSSVGLAKVFGTLLGVGGALVFIFYRGKEIHLWSTHVNLVTQSRDATTHHISIFGALLVFGGNISIALWFLLQVKIGKIFGGAYWNATLMNMMGSIVAMLVAFCWKHDLNEWRLGWNIRLLTVAYAAIVISGMAVAVNAWCVESRGPLFVSVFSPVGLVIVALVGSFLLDETLHLGSIIGTVIIVGGLYLVLWGKNKEMKSVLTVTSSDHIETNKTSKDITLNNLPTLSRNVP; this comes from the exons ATGGAAGATGGTATGAACCCAAGTGTACTCGTGGCCTATCGTCTCTTATTCGCTACAATTTTCATGCTTCCTTTGTCCTTCATATTTCAAAG GAAGAGGAAGCCGGAGTTTACATGGCGTCTGATGTTACTAGCATTACTCTCAGGATTACTCGG TGTGGTAATACCGAGTATCCTAACCATTGCGGGTCTGGCTCAAACGTCAGCAACATTCACCTCCGCTGCTGGCGTTCTCACTCCATTGATCACTTTCATCATCGCTGCACTTCTTAG GATGGAGAGTGTACGGGTTGGGTCCAGCGTAGGGTTGGCTAAGGTGTTTGGAACATTGCTTGGTGTTGGTGGAGCTCTTGTTTTTATATTCTACAGAGGAAAAGAGATTCATCTATGGTCAACTCACGTTAACCTAGTGACCCAATCACGTGATGCTACCACTCACCATATCTCTATCTTTGGggctcttttagtttttggcGGTAACATTTCCATTGCACTTTGGTTTTTATTGCAG gTTAAGATAGGCAAAATATTCGGAGGGGCTTATTGGAACGCGACACTAATGAACATGATGGGAAGCATAGTGGCTATGCTTGTCGCTTTTTGCTGGAAACACGATTTAAATGAATGGAGATTAGGATGGAATATTAGACTCTTAACTGTTGCGTATGCG GCAATTGTGATTTCCGGGATGGCGGTAGCTGTTAACGCATGGTGCGTCGAGTCTAGAGGGCCCCTATTTGTATCGGTATTTAGCCCTGTAGGACTAGTGATCGTAGCCCTTGTTGGATCATTTTTGCTAGATGAGACACTTCATCTTGGGAG CATCATTGGTACAGTGATTATCGTGGGAGGATTATATCTTGTGCTATGGGGTAAAAACAAGGAAATGAAGAGTGTCCTTACGGTCACCTCATCGGATCATATTGAAACAAATAAGACTAGCAAAGACATCACCCTCAACAATCTTCCTACATTAAGTAGAAATGTaccttga
- the LOC104787846 gene encoding WAT1-related protein At1g68170-like isoform X2 — MHKVECNSSYLWRVYGKDSYGRAKHIVQACHGRWKRKPEFTWRLMLLALLSGLLGVVIPSILTIAGLAQTSATFTSAAGVLTPLITFIIAALLRMESVRVGSSVGLAKVFGTLLGVGGALVFIFYRGKEIHLWSTHVNLVTQSRDATTHHISIFGALLVFGGNISIALWFLLQVKIGKIFGGAYWNATLMNMMGSIVAMLVAFCWKHDLNEWRLGWNIRLLTVAYAAIVISGMAVAVNAWCVESRGPLFVSVFSPVGLVIVALVGSFLLDETLHLGSIIGTVIIVGGLYLVLWGKNKEMKSVLTVTSSDHIETNKTSKDITLNNLPTLSRNVP; from the exons ATGCACAAGGTGGAGTGCAACAGTTCATATTTGTGGAGGGTATACGGTAAAG ATAGCTACGGCAGGGCTAAACATATTGTTCAAGCTTGCCATGGAAGATG GAAGAGGAAGCCGGAGTTTACATGGCGTCTGATGTTACTAGCATTACTCTCAGGATTACTCGG TGTGGTAATACCGAGTATCCTAACCATTGCGGGTCTGGCTCAAACGTCAGCAACATTCACCTCCGCTGCTGGCGTTCTCACTCCATTGATCACTTTCATCATCGCTGCACTTCTTAG GATGGAGAGTGTACGGGTTGGGTCCAGCGTAGGGTTGGCTAAGGTGTTTGGAACATTGCTTGGTGTTGGTGGAGCTCTTGTTTTTATATTCTACAGAGGAAAAGAGATTCATCTATGGTCAACTCACGTTAACCTAGTGACCCAATCACGTGATGCTACCACTCACCATATCTCTATCTTTGGggctcttttagtttttggcGGTAACATTTCCATTGCACTTTGGTTTTTATTGCAG gTTAAGATAGGCAAAATATTCGGAGGGGCTTATTGGAACGCGACACTAATGAACATGATGGGAAGCATAGTGGCTATGCTTGTCGCTTTTTGCTGGAAACACGATTTAAATGAATGGAGATTAGGATGGAATATTAGACTCTTAACTGTTGCGTATGCG GCAATTGTGATTTCCGGGATGGCGGTAGCTGTTAACGCATGGTGCGTCGAGTCTAGAGGGCCCCTATTTGTATCGGTATTTAGCCCTGTAGGACTAGTGATCGTAGCCCTTGTTGGATCATTTTTGCTAGATGAGACACTTCATCTTGGGAG CATCATTGGTACAGTGATTATCGTGGGAGGATTATATCTTGTGCTATGGGGTAAAAACAAGGAAATGAAGAGTGTCCTTACGGTCACCTCATCGGATCATATTGAAACAAATAAGACTAGCAAAGACATCACCCTCAACAATCTTCCTACATTAAGTAGAAATGTaccttga
- the LOC104787846 gene encoding WAT1-related protein At1g68170-like isoform X3, whose translation MFDRICEMWRAMRSITAMVMVQIATAGLNILFKLAMEDGMNPSVLVAYRLLFATIFMLPLSFIFQRKRKPEFTWRLMLLALLSGLLGVVIPSILTIAGLAQTSATFTSAAGVLTPLITFIIAALLRMESVRVGSSVGLAKVFGTLLGVGGALVFIFYRGKEIHLWSTHVNLVKIGKIFGGAYWNATLMNMMGSIVAMLVAFCWKHDLNEWRLGWNIRLLTVAYAAIVISGMAVAVNAWCVESRGPLFVSVFSPVGLVIVALVGSFLLDETLHLGSIIGTVIIVGGLYLVLWGKNKEMKSVLTVTSSDHIETNKTSKDITLNNLPTLSRNVP comes from the exons atgtttgatagaATATGTGAAATGTGGAGAGCAATGAGGAGTATAACGGCAATGGTGATGGTGCAGATAGCTACGGCAGGGCTAAACATATTGTTCAAGCTTGCCATGGAAGATGGTATGAACCCAAGTGTACTCGTGGCCTATCGTCTCTTATTCGCTACAATTTTCATGCTTCCTTTGTCCTTCATATTTCAAAG GAAGAGGAAGCCGGAGTTTACATGGCGTCTGATGTTACTAGCATTACTCTCAGGATTACTCGG TGTGGTAATACCGAGTATCCTAACCATTGCGGGTCTGGCTCAAACGTCAGCAACATTCACCTCCGCTGCTGGCGTTCTCACTCCATTGATCACTTTCATCATCGCTGCACTTCTTAG GATGGAGAGTGTACGGGTTGGGTCCAGCGTAGGGTTGGCTAAGGTGTTTGGAACATTGCTTGGTGTTGGTGGAGCTCTTGTTTTTATATTCTACAGAGGAAAAGAGATTCATCTATGGTCAACTCACGTTAACCTA gTTAAGATAGGCAAAATATTCGGAGGGGCTTATTGGAACGCGACACTAATGAACATGATGGGAAGCATAGTGGCTATGCTTGTCGCTTTTTGCTGGAAACACGATTTAAATGAATGGAGATTAGGATGGAATATTAGACTCTTAACTGTTGCGTATGCG GCAATTGTGATTTCCGGGATGGCGGTAGCTGTTAACGCATGGTGCGTCGAGTCTAGAGGGCCCCTATTTGTATCGGTATTTAGCCCTGTAGGACTAGTGATCGTAGCCCTTGTTGGATCATTTTTGCTAGATGAGACACTTCATCTTGGGAG CATCATTGGTACAGTGATTATCGTGGGAGGATTATATCTTGTGCTATGGGGTAAAAACAAGGAAATGAAGAGTGTCCTTACGGTCACCTCATCGGATCATATTGAAACAAATAAGACTAGCAAAGACATCACCCTCAACAATCTTCCTACATTAAGTAGAAATGTaccttga